TGAGGAAACCGAATATCCAAACCAAGCCGAATAATCAAGGGGCAAAACCGAAAACTGTAAACACAAAACTGAACATCCGTAACCCGATACAGAATATGTCCAAAGCTCTCGGGAAAATGTCGAAATTTCAACGGAAGAGACCTCAAAAGCCGGCCGGTAAACCACCAACGCCTTCTAGAAGACATGCTGAACATTACTTGGAGTTTGCTCGGTCGGCTAAGCCTGGATGCCCGTGTCCTAAACGATCTGGAGCACCTACGAAAGTTCCTGTAAGTACTTATTCAGCTTTTCATTAttcgttttataaaaacttcATACATTGTATTATGATTCACATTATTgtaagataaaattattagattttagtGAATTCGacttaaatgttaattttcgtttttcttttttcaggCGGTTAAGTAtcaaatcataattaattatttactttattagttCTTAAACGACTAACACTCGgttactgaggtacatttagcggtagtttatctactcagtAGCGTTTAAAcccatattaaaaaaaaaacaaattgaatagataaattgcCGCTAAATTATGTACTTTGGAAACCGGATTTTAAGTATggattttggaaaaaaaaatcgctTGTTAGAAAGCCTTttagaaaacaataattacagCGCTTAActgcttatttatttagtacataaCTTCGTAAATTTCATGTATAGGTATAAAAAATTCTGTCttcctttaatttattattcaaatgcTTATACATAACAAACTGACGATTCCAACTCCATTCAGACCCTGTACATCAACGGTGACTGCTTCAGCTCCGTCAATGTGTTACTGCATCATTTCGTGCACACCCTCGGTCTGGACCATCAACACAACAGCCACGACAGAGACTCTTTCCTACACATCGTGTGGGACCAACTTACTGACGGTAAAACACACGAATTGCAACACTTAAGGGCTAAGTTAACAAACATTCCCGGCCGATTCAATAGGAAATTCTGTTTACCAGTAGTGCTTTTTTCTACACTCGGTGTAGTTGCTGTAAATTGTTGAATGGttacatttgaaattaattgaagAAATAATTCTTGCCTAATAAAAAAGGTGCTCTCCCCTGCTTTTCATTCAAGCTTAGTCCATAGCTACTCGTTTGCTGACAGTCCATTGTTGATAAAAAGCGTCCTTTTGATTCTGTTGCAATTGCGCACTTGCCGAaaccaacaattttttttctaaaagctTAAATTATCTCAATACAAATTTTAACTAAAGCAAGCTCAGGCTAAGAGCTCTTCGAATtgttaaatcatatttttcagaTATAAAGAAAGAAATGAAAGAGAAATTGCCTGCGGCAGCATCAGTCGGCTTCCCCTATGACTATCAGAGTGTGATGCATTACCCCTGGCTACAGATCAAAAATGGACGCACTAACCTGATGTACCCTGTTTGGGTAAGTTATGTGAAGTTGGTATAAAGTGAATATTTAAGGGCTATCGGAATGACCGGTAGAGACCagtatctcgattctctaccactatcgactaccgacaaccggctagctatcgacatttgacattaaaaatgtactgccaaaatgtttcctacgacacccgtcagaggcgctgatcagattttcatacaaaatttctcgatgacagatcggttgtcggtagtcgatagtaatagagaattgagctacaggtcgtctgtaatatgtatttacataaattgaCATGGCTTGCTGTCATGggattattaagtttattaagttttgtatgCTGTATTTTCTTACAGGAAATATGACTAATACTTACGTATTTATCCGTCTGGTAGATTACTATTTAAATCGACACatgatttttctttgtttcgtAAAAATCACAAGATTAAGTTGTAATTAAGTTGTGTGAATATTTGGCCGCCAGACATGTAAAGTTAAATGATTCAAGATAAATATAAACGAATTTCAGAACGACGGCTGGGCTATGGGTCACTGGCAAGGGCTGAGTTCTACGGACGTCTCCAAACTGAACCATATCTATCGTCAACAATGCCTTAAACGAAAAGAATACGCAAAGCAAGCGGCGAAACCAAATGCAAGGAcgttaaaaacattataaaatgtgAATCAGTATAAAATGAGTTTTACTTCTCGGATGAAACGGtctatattagaaaaaaaatgtctacTTCTTCACTGAAAATAAGGCAAAAGTTTGACCTTCACATGGTATTCAAATTCGAgtattatctaaaaaaatagttctagAGTAGTGgtaaacttaaaaaatcaaaaatttgtTAAAGAACTACATTCTAAATAAACTGTCTatacattaaagaaaaaaataatcatcaagtattgcttaataattatatttaaaaacattcttcGGCCAGTCCTTTTTACTGTAGAACTACATAGGTACAGGGCGGAATACCAAACGTTGTTTTCCTACTTTTTCTTCGCTACTTCCTTCACCGATTAACACGCTATTATCGTTGCCAGATTCCTTATTTTTACCCTTTGAACCTTCACCTTTAGAACCTCCACCACTGCCAGATGCATCACCAGAACCGCCATTTTCATCCGTTTTCTCGCCACCTTTAGAATCGTCTCCGTCTTCTTTATCTTTAGAATTTTCTTTAGAATTTTCTTTAGAATCTTTATCTTTGTCTGTCTTTTCGCCTTTGTCTGTCTTTTCATCTTTGCCTTCATCATCACCTGTTTCATCCCCTGATCCACCGCCCGATCCACTGCCTGACCCACCGCCTGACCCACTGCCTGTTTCATCCCCCTTACCCCCTGATCCAGTCTCATGATCCGTAGCAACGTCATTTCCGACTAGAGTTTTCTTACAAGTTTCTAGTAGAGTGTCCACGTTACGCTTGTTACATTCCTGTCCGTATATCAGTTTGAGCTTCATGATGTCCAGTTGTGAGAGACGGTCTAATGGCCTTATGACTAAGCCGGGTACCTGGAAATAACATTTCGAGTTTGAATTTAGGAATTCAAATCAAGATTGCTAGGGTGTTCTGAAATGTTCTGAAAGAAATTTATAAGGCACatcgagttaaaaaaaaagtcagAATAAAAGGATAGTTTACTACCTACTAGTCTATTTGACTAGTAGGTAGAACACTTTATGATctccaaaatacatttttgaatcgAAATACGGCATAGTAATGTCACAATTTCGTATTTTGGCTCAACTGAATGCCTCGTATAATGTTTCAGCCAGTGtgtaacaattttaacattattagtGAAAAAAATGGACATTGCAGCATTACAATTTAGAATAAAACTATTACAAGTGCAAGTTTACAAATTCGTTAACACGATCAACTACCCTATTTACTTGTCAAAAGCTTGATCAGCAAATCGAAAGTCAAAGTTATCATAATATCATAACTTACCACAGCTGTGATAGTGGCACCCCCATTAACACTGAACGCCCGGTCGTGGAAGTGCATAATACTCTGCGTGTCATACTCGACCATCGTTTTGAAAGCACCACCCTCATGGATGTCGTATAAAGAACGGTATTCTGAAATGATATTTAATTCATAAGAAATAATAACTTACTTTTCTATTGGCTACATGGAAAGTTTTTTTATCTTATCGTATGATAAGTTTCGAAGATGTCCAAACTTTCCGAaagttgaaattttgtatacagGTAAATGTTATGACGTCAGGCATTCGCTAGGAAAGGATTTTGATCGATTCTACCCTCAAGGGGAAATaggggataaaagtttgtatgaaaattctgccactagtcacaaaccacgcgaatAAAGTCAAAAGCAGGCAAAAGCCAGTATAGTAGGTATACAACGTGTCGTTGACGAACGTTTTATGacgaattaataataaattaaatgtcgactatcttaagatttttattattttctcatcgtctatgaaatagtttggtaagtgttataccattttcaaaagcccattaaatgcgccaacttttaaggGTATATGCCGAAAgagcgtagtacaattatttttcaggacagactgtcgaagttgagtgatgaaatatttttaaggcatagttcgccataaaagagatattttcagaaattccaatgaagttgtgtgcaaataatgaattaaaatttgtagtaacgttacttaggaatactccacacaaaaaaaaaactagaaaagaagtcatttgtagccacagtagaagtaaactcatcagagggtgacaatttacaaaaatggttgtcattttgaaactacatgagatagatttttttaaaatattttttgagagccaacaccactcggcctagctcaggttttcgttttgacgttgagttttgggacacgttgtatataaTGCTtacttgtttgtatgttttccCACAACACTCTGACGTAGTGGTCGCGCTGAGGATGCCTCACCTCGTCTTCGAAGTATAATGCATGCATCAACGAATGCAGGATGTCGCGGGATCCCAAACAATCGAAGCCCAGAATCATCATCTATGCAAATACACGCACGTTTgaaaagccattaaaataaataagtaaacattttgacAACTCAAAGACGGTCGAGTGATTCCACagtaagcagagcttgtacaataGTAACCacataattgataaacatatttgtatacctcttcttcttcttcttgtcgtatggttagtggtcaacctagtgtcaaagttgttcaagccgcccgaaggcctttgacatggcttaacgactgttatctcattaacaacaaccgggaccgactttttacgtgccctccgaagcacggagatgcccagttcaaataccactatgcggtcacccatctatggaatgaccgcgccaaggtttgcttaacccacagatcgtttaccgaccggtgagcgcaacagCGCAACCtctaaaaacatacttaattagatacattaacaaccaggctcagaacagatactcgtgttcatcacacttATCTTTGTACCGGGTGGGATTCGATCCACACGCGGAGCTAcgattattgcggcgaggtgaccacacTAACCGctgcgctaaacgtgcagttagtttaattgttttagtatttactaATTTAAGCTAAGCTAGTATCTACTAGCTCTACCGGGAACTCCTGTTTACTAGTAAATCGATCAAAGTAGCTTTTTATCCCAGTCATTAACtatctcaatatttatttttataaaagttgttGCTTATGTgcaacatgtaaatatattttcatatgtataaaatcactggcttatttatttataaaacctcaaaggtgactgacagTGATCTATTAAGGCGCAGcccaaactactggacggatcgggctgaaatttggcatccgctaagaaaggattttgatcaattctacccgcAAGGAGATAAAACAGGAgacgaaagtttgtatgaacgttctatcctaagtcacaaaccacacGAAATCACGGGCAAAAGTTAGTAATTGTATATGTAAGTATGGATAAAGCCAagatgaatgaagaaatttcaTCTTTAGTCTCTTTGGTAACTTACAATTTCTGATAACACTCCTGGTTTTAATTCGTGAACACATTCTCTAATCTTGTCGGGGTTCGTTATATGTAGATATGAATAGTGGAACCCCCCAAATGGTATCCCTTTAAGTTCATAAAACTTCACACAGGAAACGCTCTCGATGGCATTCATTGCTTTCTTAATTCgagtaaaaattatttcatctGTAATGTGAAATATGCGATTGGTTATCCCGTGTATTGCCATTGAAAATAAGAAATTACAAAGAAATCATTATATAAAGGAAAGGCGCTTCCCTGCAAAGCGCTGCTTAGATCTACCTACTAACTACGCATCGGGTtttaatgcagttttttttttaatagggtGGATTTCAGAGGatgttttatgtgtaaaagttgtagaggtttattttgtaaaataactgtttaaaatgCTACCTAAATAATACAAGAACTCGAAGTACACAAATTTTAACGGCCCTTCAAAAATGTCGGGTACGTAGTACTCGTAGCcggcgatcctgtatgacaagctGTACTTATTTGaatgaaacaaataaagaaaaaggaTCAGTAGCTTTAGCATACTGCCATGATAGCCGCCAcggcatttataatgttttgtggatattttcaaactaataattattatttatcatgcCCCCGGTTTCTGTTAGACTTGAATTGTCACGATAACGGTAAAAGTTAGTTTCGGAAaactaaaatcttttaaaatctcTCATGAGCAGTTTCCCAGGTTTCGAATGAATTGAG
The DNA window shown above is from Anticarsia gemmatalis isolate Benzon Research Colony breed Stoneville strain chromosome 20, ilAntGemm2 primary, whole genome shotgun sequence and carries:
- the LOC142981375 gene encoding uncharacterized protein LOC142981375, with translation MNLSYRCILLFIIFDVLSSGEAGIIEVTPNKELLKTRNPSVQPTEDNELSEGEPKKGISSADHVLSSVHNKQVVVDPDFFADHAQALSVKTDKDNRNQRSKGGIRNFKGKDIAQQSGNGTQKSGGNAQKPQSGTLRSGSDGEPSGSDGSKSAVPLSGAEVALSGSDAVESGGESDKQENIKPIIDEITPLGSDSQKSGNEGIVSGGDGQVSGGDGQVSAGEGSVSAGERPGSGSDRPGSGSDKPQSGSDSQKSGNDRIHLKGKEKQSSKETEELELSDSDAIKTSIEKEEKEMIQSSPYFKWQRATVPYFLDENSYDEIIFTRIKKAMNAIESVSCVKFYELKGIPFGGFHYSYLHITNPDKIRECVHELKPGVLSEIMMILGFDCLGSRDILHSLMHALYFEDEVRHPQRDHYVRVLWENIQTKYRSLYDIHEGGAFKTMVEYDTQSIMHFHDRAFSVNGGATITAVVPGLVIRPLDRLSQLDIMKLKLIYGQECNKRNVDTLLETCKKTLVGNDVATDHETGSGGKGDETGSGSGGGSGSGSGGGSGDETGDDEGKDEKTDKGEKTDKDKDSKENSKENSKDKEDGDDSKGGEKTDENGGSGDASGSGGGSKGEGSKGKNKESGNDNSVLIGEGSSEEKVGKQRLVFRPVPM